tgatgacaATGTGCAGATGCTTGCCACCGGTGAAGCACTTGTTGTCAAAAGGATTCTGAATACTCAACCGATTCAAGAAGAACAACAACGAGAGAACATCTTTCACACGAGATGCCTTGTCAATGATAAGGTATGTGTTGTAATTATCGATGGTGGTAGTTGCACTAATGTTGCTAGTTTTGTGATGGTTGAAAAGTTAGGTTTGAAGACGACAAAACATCTCAATCCTTACAAATTACAGTGGCTAAATGACGGTGGAGAAATTAAAGTGACTAAGCAAGTTTTAGTGCCATTTGCCATTGGAAAATACAAGGATGAAGTACTCTGTGATGTTGTTTTGATGGTTGCAAGCCATTTGCTATTGGGTCATCCATGGCAATTTGACAAGAAGACAATGCATGATGACTTTACGAACAGATATTCTTTTATGCATGCAGGAAAACAGATCACCTTAGCACCTTTGACCCCGAGTCAAGTGCAAGAAGACCAAGTAAGCTTGCAAAAGAATATCGAAGAAGTTTGTGAGAAAAACAAGATGAATGTGTACACAAGCAGCAAGGAAATTAGGAAATGTCTTTCCTCTCAGCAATCTATGCTTATTTTGTTGTTTAAAATCATTATTTATTGTCTGAGATTCCTAGTGATTTGTCTGCTTCTATTTCATCTCTTTTGCAAGAATTTGAAGATATGTTTCTGGATGAAACACCTAAAGGCATATTGAGCACCAGATTGACTTTATTCAAGGTGCCACGATTCTGAATAGACCAGCATATAGAAGTAACCCCGAAGAGACGAAGGAACTTCAACGATAAATTTCTGAGTTGTTGGACAAGGGTTACATTCGAGAGAGTATAAGTCCATGTGCTGTGCCAGTGTTTTTGGTATCAAAAAAAGATGGAACGTGGAGGATGTGTGTTGATTTTCAAGCTGTGAATTAGATTACAATCAAGTATCGACACCCCATCCCTCGACTCGATGACATGCTGGATGAGTTATGCGAAGTGACTATCTTCTCTAAAATTGATCTGAAGAGTGGATATCATCAGATTCGCATGAGAGAAGGTGACGAGTGGAAAACAGCCTTCAAGACAAAGCTAGGGTGTTAAAGTCGATCCTGAGAAGGTTAAAGCAATACAAGAATGGCCACAACCGACATCGATTAGTCAGGTGCTATTTTGTCACAGGAAAAGAGGCCCGTTGCATATTTCAGTGAGAAACTTAGCGGAGCAATGTTGAATTATCCTGTTATGACAAGGAAATGTATGCACTGATCCGGGCTTTGGAGACTTGGCAGCATTATTTGTTGCCTAAGGAGTTTATGATCCACACTAACCATGAGGCTTTACAATATATCACAGGTCAGCATAAATTGAACAAACGACATGCTAAATGGGTTGAATTCTTAAAATCTTTTCCTTATGTCAATTGATacaaaaagggaaaaaataaTGTCGTTGCTGATGCATTATCATGCAGATATACACTTTTGAGTCATCTTGATTCACATTTGATTGGATTTGCATATATTCGTGAGTTATTCTCTGATGATCTTGATTTTAGAGATAAGTATAATGCTTGTGAGAAAGGTGCAGATGGAAAGTTCTATAGGCATGATGGTTATCTTTTCAAATAAAGCAGGTTATGCATTCCACAGGGTTCAATCATGATATACTGATCCATAAAGCAGATGAAGGTGGATTGATGGGTCATTTTagagtcaccaaaatgttgcaGACATTGAAGGAGCATCTATTCTGGCCTAAGATGCGCAGGGATGTTGAACGGTACTGTGAACATTGTGTGACATGTAAGAAAGCCAAATCGAAGGTTTCACCACATGGTATGTATTTACCTTTACCTATTCCCGATTTCCCTTGTACTGATATTTCTATGGACTTTATATTGGGATTGCCTCGAACTAGGACATGTAGAGACAGTATATTTGTTGTGGTTGACAGGTTCTCGAATATGGCACATTTTATTGCCTGCCATAAGACTGATGATACTGTTAATGTGGCTAACTTGTTCTTTAGAGATATTATGCGTCTGCATGGTATACCTAGGTCAATTGTTTCTGACAGGGATGTAAAGTTTTTAGGTCATTTCAGGAGGACTCTTTGGAGCAAACTAGGTACAAAACTTATGTTTTCTACTACTtgtcatccccagactgatggaaAAACTGAGGTTGTTAACTGAGTTTATCTACTTTACTTCGTTCCATCATTAAAAAGAACATAAAAACTTGGGAAGATTGTTTGCCACatgttgaatttgcttataaccaTGTTGTACATTTTGCTACGAAGATGTCACCTTTTGAGGTTGTTTATGGTTTTAATCCTACTACTCCTCTAGATATGTTGCCTTTGCAACAGAAACATGTGATGAATAGAGACGGTAAAGTGAAAGCAGAATATGTGAAAAAGTTGCATCAACAGGTTAAGGAGAACCTAGAAAGAAGGACTCAGCAATACGAAAAGCAAGCAAACAAGGGCAGAAAGTGAGTCACCTTCGATGTTGGAAATTGGGTTTGGGTTCATTTCCGAAAGGAACGATTTCCAGCCCAAAGGCAGTCCAAGCTATTACTACGGGGAGATGGTCCTTTTCAGGTGTTGGAAAAAGTGAATGACAACGCCTACAAGTTAGACTTGCCGGGAGAATATAATGTGAGTGCCACATTTAATGTTTCTGATTTAACCTCTTATGAAGATTCTGTAGATTTGAGGACAAATCCTTTTCAAGAATGGAGGGACAATGTGAGCACATCCATGCCAACCAAGGAAGCTGATCCGGAGGTCTTACCATTGGGACCTATTACCCGTTCTAAGGCAAAGAAATTCAGGTACTCGAAGGGACACTAGCTCAAGAGTGTATATGCAACTCATCTTCAGCTCAAGTCAGTTCAGAGTACTCTACACCAGCTCATCTTCAGCTCAAGATACCTCAGAGTACTCTACACCAGCTCATGTAAGCTCACTCTACTTGTGGCTAGCTCATTCTAGCTCATTTCAGTTTCTGTCAGCTCAATTTCAGCTCTACTAGGTCAACTTCAGCTGGCAAGTCCAGACGTAGCTAAATAATGATTTACAAGTCGGGGAGTGTACCAGTGCACATGTGGCAGCCCAAGTGGCATCCGGTCATTCACACATCCACGTTGCAGCTTAGATGAGTGAGTACATTATTGGCCGAATTGGAGCAGCCCTTCCTTTTTCTTACTTGACGTCAACTTCAAGGATAAGATCAAGTAGTTTGTGTTTGAATTTCAAACTACAAATACAAGGCTGCCATACAATGTCGTCCATTTTAGGAGTTATTGggagtttaaaatttgaattttaaatccTCTATTTTCAGCCACAGAAGGAAATTCGGCCATACACCTCTTGTTAtccatatatatgtataaaaacaAAGTAAGAAAGTAAAcacttttaataaaatataatctttGTGAGATTTTCTCTCAAACTTCGATTTTTCACTGAACTATCTTGGCATATAAGACTGTGTTTGTTGTGTTAATTTTTTTGTTGTGTCAATTTTACTTGATACTTTGGGTTCCTAGATTGCTATCTAGTGGGTCCAAGTCCGTTGACGAAGAACAGATTTGATTCGGGTTCATTCAGTATATTGTACGAGTTCTTTCGTGTTCCTCGTTTTTCTAAATTTCTAGCAATATTCTACACCAATTCTGTCATCTTTGAAATTTCAAGGCTGCCATGTATAAAGCTTCAAGAATTCATCTTCAACCTTGATTCAAATCTGCGAGAAATTTCAGCCctttctctttttgtttttttttctttgtttctttgtttctttgtttcttttcttgttCTTAAGATCGTTCTAAGCCTAAACATCCATTGTGTCTTGTTTTTGTTTGCAGAGAAGTGTTTGCTTCAATCTTAGATCTACAACTTACAAGGAACGTTGTTTCACCAAGCAATGCCCTTATCACGTCAAGGGTATCCCACtgacaaagtccatggtgacacGCTCTCATTTCCACTGAGGAATCTGAATAGGTTGGAATGAACCAAAAGCAAATTGGTGCTTGGCCTTGACTTGTTGGCATGTCAAGCATCTTGCCTCAAAATCAGTCACATCACGCTTAAGTCTCGCCCACCAATACTGCTCATAAAGATCCCGATACATCTTACTCCCTTCAAGATGCATAGCATAAAAACTGTTATACCTTTCCCTCAAAATAGACTATCTCAACTCTAAATCTGAAGGTACACATATCTCCCACGATAGCACAAAACTCTCTCAGAATTAAAAGCAAAATTCGTAGTCTTGCCTCCTTGATAAGTTTTATATGAGATGCTAAAGATGTATCCAATAACTGATGTATTTCATAAGAGCTAACATACACATATCACGTGTCATATTAACACATCATTTTACTCAATCCACAACATATAGTGACAATTTGGCAAGATAAACGTGAGGAGTAAGAAAACTTACACTCAAAACTTATGATAGGGGTTTAGGTTACTCCTAAGCTCTCGTTTAACACTATGAATTGTGTCTACGACCAGCAATTCCAAAACACTCACTATTCATGCTTTCCCCTATTTTTCGAAAACTTAAACTAGTTTTTCCTTGCCTTTCGCTTTACTCAAAGAAGGTCCCAATGATTCTGAAGCTTCACACATTTTCAGCACACAATATACACAATTAATTAGTAGTTATAAAACACATTAAACAAACAAAAATGCAGGTCTAAGACTAGTTCctcttaaaactaaaattttcgaCTAGCATAGTCGAAACTCAaattccttatttcacattcaatCCCATCACTTAAAACTGATTCTAAACACCTAACTACTCATCCAAGAATAATTCTCAACCTTCAAGACACTCAAAATTCCACAAGTTAATGGTTTTAAAAATTTCGACATCCATGACCATTTTTATAAAAACTCAACAAAACCTTCAAAtctttcaacgaaactttaaagCAAGTTTAAAAAAATTCTAATCACATCAAAACAAACTGAAAATCATGTAGAAACAGTAATTTTGTCCAAAATCCTGAATTTCACCATTAACAACTCAAATTTCGACTTCTACACAAAATCTTTGATTCAATAGATTAAAACTTGATTCAAATAGATAAACTACATAAAAAAACTATTAGGAAAATGAAACATCATCTTGGTTGAGGGAAAAACAAACGATTGATGGAAAATTTGAGAAAATCCACAAGTTGAATAATAATGGAATTAAAGGCGTTCTTAATGTACTTCTTAGTTTTCAAAGAGGGTTTAATGttagaaagatgatgaaaataaaaaggattagaGTAATTGAGATCAAAATTGGTGAATGGTATTTGGAGATTTCAAGGGACGGCAAAGAAGGTAAGGGGAGAATGAGTGTCGTGAGTTTTCTGTAGGTGGAGGGAGAAAATAGGGTATTTTTAAAACTAGTATATTTACCTTTGGGCCTCTTTCACATTTACacccttttacaaaatagtccccctTTTAAAATTAAAGGTCTTTTccactttattttattaaattggttTAATTTTCAAAAAGCCATAGATGAAGGTATTTTCGAGTTACCACATTTTGAATTTCTGAACACATTTTGAGTCATAATTCCAAAACTACCCTCGAAGCTCTTAGACCCAATTTCGAGATGTGACATGATGGAATGTTGGAGGAAATACATGCATTAGATGACAATGGTACTTGGAATTTAGTGGATTTACTTATTGGTAAAAAGTTTGTTAGTTGCAAATAGGTATTCACCGTTAAGATTAATCAAGATACCTTAAGGGTTAAGCTTAAAGTTAAATTAGTTGCACTAGGATATGCTCAGACTTATGAGGTGGATTATTCAGAAACTTTCTCTCTTGTGGCCAAACTTACCTTTGTTCATCTATTATTTTCACAAGTTGTTTCTCATAATTGGTTTTTACACCAATAAGATATTAAGAATGTCTTTCATCATAGGAATCTTTAAGAAGAAATCTATATGGAGAAGCCACTTGGGTTCTTGCTTAAGGGGAGTATGGGAAGGTATGTGTCCTGAAGAAAACCCTTTAGGGGTTGAAGCAAAGCCCTCGAGCCTAATTCGAAAAGTTAGTAAGACAATTCAACAGTTTGTACTAAAAAAAAGTTGTGATCATACGTTGTTTTACAAAAGATCTAAAGTTGGTGCTATTCTTTTTTtagtatatgttgatgatatctTTATTACATGAAATGATGTTGTAAGGATCTCTTCTATCAAGACTTTCTTGTATACTATATTTCATATGAATGACTTAGGTAAGTTGAAGTACTTTTGGGGGGTAGAAGTAACAAGAAACAAGAAGATAATTTTTTTTGTCTAAAAGAAAGTATGTTCTTCATTTACTAGCAAAAATTGGAAAATTAGCAGCTAACCTTATAGTACTCCAATGTGTATCGTACGAAAGAGGAAGATGATCATTTTGATGGTCCTAAAATATAATAAGCTAGTTTGGAAATTAAACTACCTTACTATAACTCAAGTGAATATGGCATTTCTTGTGAGTATTGTTAGCCAATTTATGTTTGCACCCACAATCAAACATTGCGTGGTGTCAGAGCAGATCTTATGTTACTTGTAAGAAGCTCTGGAGTGTGGCATACTATACAATAATCATGGGCATACTCGTACTGAATGTTTTGCATACGTCGACTGGGTTGAATCCAAGATAGATAGGTCTACTACTAGACATTGTGTTTTTGTTGGTGAAAACTTAGTATCGTGGAAAAGCAAGAAGCAAAATGTTATATCTCAATCAAGTGTTGAATCAAAATATAGGGTTATGACACAATCCACGTATGAAATTATGTGGATACAAAATTTGTTAACCAAAATTTTATTGGAGTATCCATTGCCAACAAAGCTTTTGTACAACATGAAAGAACTTGTTGAAGACATGTAGACATCTTGTTGATTTGTTTACAATGACATTGAGTGAGGATTAGATTGAATATCTATATAACAAGTTGGATATGATCGATATGtatactttaaacttttaaaagAGTGTTATAGATTCGTAAGATTAATTCTAGGATTGgattaaatttgattttattatttaaattacgtAAACTTATATATAAACAAGCTAACCCTAGAGATGAAGCGCAAGTAATTTTTATCAATatattcttttcttatttttgtaTATATTCTTTTCTTAGTTTCCAATAACATTATGGAACTTTGCAACTTCTAGGATACATCACCATGGCCATCCATGACGAAGAGTAACATTAGGTTGTCTAAAAACTTGTACATGTTTTTCAGATACTGTGATCGGCATTGTGTTGATACTGGCTGCATTGAAAATATAAATGATAATTAATATCATAAGATAAGACCGTTAAATGATATAACCTACAGTACCAATTTTAAGGTTCTAGTTGGTTGCATGTTACTGATGATAAGAATATTTACATAGCCCAAAAATAAGATACTACTTTTAAGGTCCATGACAGAAAAAAGGAACTATCAGGTGTCCCAAATCAGATAGTGCTGCAAACTATACAATAACAGTATTCCATTAAATGCAGGAACTCGGACTTTCCTAAACAAGATGGCTGGATGGAACAAGTGACTTAACTTCAGCTTTCATCTGTCTTGAATTTGAGTTCAGGATATTATCTAGAGTTGAAATAGCTTCTACAATGTGTCGTCCTTTGTTCAACATAACGCAGCTTGCCCTGGAAAAATAAGAAGAGCTTTTAATCAAGCCATGTTCCATGCATTTGATCATTTAAACACCTTCAACCAGGAGAATGGAGAAAGAGAAACAAAGAGAGGGAAGATCGGTGTGGTGGAGGGAAATTCATTGGCTATCAGAAATCAAAGTGGCTTTCAGATTTGGAGAAGAGTACAGAACAGAAGGAAATGTATTCGTGGAATGCTATGCAGATATAACAGTCAGAAGAGGTTAATAAATGAAATTGCTTTAAGGGCACTTAAAATGCATGTAAAGCTGCCTGCCTAACTACTGAAAGTGCTTACATAGCTCAAACATATTATCAAGCATTAAATAAATATCACTGATAACATATGGAAATAGATAGGGAAATATAAATTGATCACTTACTTCCTTCCACTTGCAACATCAGTAATCTCAGCTCTGGTAGGAACTCGGGATTTGACGAGTGATTCGAGGACCTGAGTTGCCCAAATAACTGGTATGTGAGCAGCACCACAAAAAGATAATATTTCTTCTTGTATATCAGCCAATCTTTCCCACCCGCACTCCACAGCTAGATCTCCCCTGGCAATCATAACCCCTAAAGGATTTGAAGATTTCATTGCTTCCAAAAGTAAGAGGGGCAACTTTTCAAACCCactttttgtttcaatttttaaaaCAATCCCCAGGTTTTGAAGTTTCCTTTCCTCCAGTTCTTGGCGAAGCACTATAATATCACGAGTATCTCTAATAAATGAAACACCCACCATGTCTGCATGAGACTTAACGAATTCAAGATCCACTAGATCCTTTGAAGTTACACCTTTGAACCTAATATTGCTGTCTGGGATGTTGATGGATTTCTGGGATCCAAGTTTAGTCCCTCTTAGGCCAGCATGAGTGATTGAGACAACAATCTCTGAACTAGTAGTTCCCTTTATGACTCCCCAAATCTTTCCATCATCAAAAGCTATGCGCTCTCCAGGTTTGACTGCATCAAAGAGATAGCCCGATGAACATGTTATTCTATAAGCACCACTTACATGCCCATAGGAATTATCCTCACCACATGTACTATCCCGCGAAATAATTAGTAAATCTCCAACTCTTAGTCTGATAGACGACTCTCTAGGAGGGACATCTACTACTTGTCCAACAGGTAATCTGTCTTTCTTCCTCTTAATATATAATTCTGTTCCAGAACTAACATAAGCAGTTCTAGTACACTCCGCCATAAAGCCAGTACCAGAAAAAACATGAAAGACTCTGGAAATCTTTAGCATCCTTTTCTTACCTCTAGCATCAAAGAACCTCAAACTATCACCTACTTTGACTACAGTGAAAAAGTTTTCATCATCTATGAACAGAACAGCATCAGGAGAAAGATGAGGAGGAGGAGCACCAGCTCCTTTATGAGAAAGCCAAACTT
Above is a genomic segment from Gossypium arboreum isolate Shixiya-1 chromosome 8, ASM2569848v2, whole genome shotgun sequence containing:
- the LOC108483486 gene encoding plastidial pyruvate kinase 4, chloroplastic; amino-acid sequence: MTTSIVTNHKATPIRHAIHSADVFSRRGKFSHLPCKLNVKQSVETVQLWAKIKNTRTTRTTAFATPHENDEGERSGSHACSDEQVFVPLENNYSSNDLDEEAAGSLPESGSGVFQMVEHSVNLASLLDKLKALHLHVLASEQWNASRLKLCHNNYVESAKNLIHYLALKCLDIEPLKDDLALISLLNLEMVNSSVLASLTTCIELLENLQLNSSRTGKDVSAGISTQGKLYHQKNGNFTINTMRMKACLNRELLLGPLQGSRCTHIMTTVGEEALESETLITDLIKAGTSIIRINCAHGSPESWSEIIRRVKRSSQMLEAPCRILMDLAGPKLRTDNLKPGPCVVKVSAKKNATGKVIFPAQVWLSHKGAGAPPPHLSPDAVLFIDDENFFTVVKVGDSLRFFDARGKKRMLKISRVFHVFSGTGFMAECTRTAYVSSGTELYIKRKKDRLPVGQVVDVPPRESSIRLRVGDLLIISRDSTCGEDNSYGHVSGAYRITCSSGYLFDAVKPGERIAFDDGKIWGVIKGTTSSEIVVSITHAGLRGTKLGSQKSINIPDSNIRFKGVTSKDLVDLEFVKSHADMVGVSFIRDTRDIIVLRQELEERKLQNLGIVLKIETKSGFEKLPLLLLEAMKSSNPLGVMIARGDLAVECGWERLADIQEEILSFCGAAHIPVIWATQVLESLVKSRVPTRAEITDVASGRKASCVMLNKGRHIVEAISTLDNILNSNSRQMKAEVKSLVPSSHLV